The sequence AGGTGACGTAATTTGAACAGAATAGTGCTGAGATAAAGCCTTTCGTTTCCCAACGCCCAACTCCTCACCCCCAATTGACATCACACCCagaaaagagaaacaaatacCCAACATTAATGATAAAACCAACAAAATCCAATATCCCCTCCATGAAGTTTTTACCGTTTTATAGGGTGAGAAACAAGATAATCATGCTTCCCAGATCAAGGATTCAATAGCAAACACTAAATTAAAGACCATTAAAATTTGCAACATGAATGAATAGTGTGCAAAAGCAAAACCAATCcaactaaaatctaaattttagaagaaaaaaaaaaaaaaaactctcaataTTTCCCATCAAAACTTGAGAGAAATTCAAATAACTATCATAAacccaacaaaattaaaatatttttccatgAATTTGTTAACAATTTAGGGTGAGAACTAGATAAAAATGCTCCCCTTCACAAATCAGATCAGGAATCCAATAGCCAACACatgatttaagaaaaaaaaatctatgtagAATAACCAAAAAATCATCCAAAAGAAAATACAGATTTAAATCCGGCAATTTATTTAGTGCGATATCAAATCCTCATACTGCCATTTACATTCCACAGCCAGCATATCTACCTAAAACGAAACTGAACccaaaaaacatcaaaaatcaAACCCCAAGAAACCACCGTAAGAATTTTAGAAATCACCACCAGCATCATCAAACCCAGCATCATATCCAGAATCATAAGCGCCCATCTCAGACACATCAGAGATCATATCTCCAACCAGCAACCCACCAAGCAATCCAGCACCTAGTCCCAACGCCATCTTCCCACCGCTGCCACCACTCTTCTTAGGCGGCTTGGCACCGTACCCGCCGTACCCGGCTTGCGGATACGGGGCGGGTTGGTGAGGATACTGCGGGTAACCACCGTTATAAGCCGGTTGAGGCGGGTACCCTCCGTACATAGGCGGTGGCGGATACCCACCGTGCGGCGGCGGCGGCTGGTGCGCGTACGGATAAGCAGCCGCCACCGTGCCGGCAGCCAGCATTCCCGGCGGAGGATACGCGGGAGCAGGTCCACCGCTAGGCCCCGCCGCACCGTATCCAACCGGATACGCTGTAACGGGCGTGTCCGTGTCCACGTTCTTTGCCTTCTGTTGAGTCGCGGTGAACTTTTCGCCAAACTTGTACGTGAAATCCAACACGCCTTTGGCTTTTCCAGATGGGGTTCTGACGCTGTAGCTCGCGTGCCTCTCGTCTTTCGATTCCTCGCCGTAGCTCTCGAGGAGTTCTTTGATGGGCACGTGGACTTCGCCGACTTCTTTATCGCCGGCGAGTTTCTTCTCCGCCTTGATCTTCACGACGAGCGCCAGGCGGTTCTGCTCCGCCGCATTGACGTCTATTGTGAATTTCATTGGGAAATTCCACTTGGGGTTCGGGCCGCAGTCCTTGTCGATGTGCGTTCTCTGCTGACTggcgttgttgttgttgttgttgttgaagtaGTCGCCGTGGATCGAAACGACGGCGTACAGGTCCATCTTGGAGAAAAGATTCACGTCCTTCAAGTCCTTGGCCGAATTCACTGTGATATCCAAAGGCCTGCACTCCATTCTTTGAAGTTTTTCTCGGATcaaagaagaacaaagaatatttggatatgagaaaaaaaaatataagaggcggtgttatttttttttctttttggttgggacgaaagaaaatcaagaaattgTTGTTGTAGTTATTGGTGGTATGGGAATTTGGATGAGAATTGGCTATATATAGTGAGAGTCAGAGAGAGATGGTGGGAGGAAAGAGAGGTGAAATTTCCGGAGGTATCGTGACCGTGTGAGAACCGAATAGAGGTATTTATGGAGGTGGCGACACAGCTGTTTCTATTCTAGATAagaatccaaattttaaaaaaatatatatatataaaaataaattgtgaaaaaaataatattaacacCACAACAATTTAAGCAGTTTTTGCTGCCTCTATTGTTAAGTGGCGAGTTGTGATTGATGTTGTTGTAGACTTATGtgaatctattaatttttttcaatcattCATAATGGATCACTTAATAAATtatggtaaaaatatatataaagagttgTGATTCtagtatttttcaaaaaaaaaagtgtaacttttgcttcttctt comes from Castanea sativa cultivar Marrone di Chiusa Pesio chromosome 3, ASM4071231v1 and encodes:
- the LOC142626654 gene encoding protein SRC2 homolog, with the translated sequence MECRPLDITVNSAKDLKDVNLFSKMDLYAVVSIHGDYFNNNNNNNASQQRTHIDKDCGPNPKWNFPMKFTIDVNAAEQNRLALVVKIKAEKKLAGDKEVGEVHVPIKELLESYGEESKDERHASYSVRTPSGKAKGVLDFTYKFGEKFTATQQKAKNVDTDTPVTAYPVGYGAAGPSGGPAPAYPPPGMLAAGTVAAAYPYAHQPPPPHGGYPPPPMYGGYPPQPAYNGGYPQYPHQPAPYPQAGYGGYGAKPPKKSGGSGGKMALGLGAGLLGGLLVGDMISDVSEMGAYDSGYDAGFDDAGGDF